In Candidatus Defluviibacterium haderslevense, the following are encoded in one genomic region:
- a CDS encoding SET domain-containing protein-lysine N-methyltransferase, which produces MEKIEASESAYLYIALSQIPSAGHGLYTLIDIYKEEIIAKYKGRILTSDQIKFRVERGRDQYFINLPNGSILDSMDHKCFSKYANDATGKSVSSFKNNAKITLDDEDHVCLIALRNIKSGEEIFCSYGSSYWKKHGK; this is translated from the coding sequence ATGGAAAAAATCGAAGCATCAGAGTCAGCTTATTTATACATCGCACTTTCCCAAATTCCATCAGCTGGTCATGGCCTTTATACTTTGATTGATATTTATAAAGAAGAAATCATTGCAAAATATAAAGGACGCATTTTAACTTCAGATCAAATTAAATTTAGAGTTGAACGAGGTCGAGATCAGTATTTTATCAATTTGCCTAATGGTAGTATTCTGGATTCTATGGATCATAAGTGTTTTTCAAAATATGCCAATGATGCAACTGGCAAATCCGTTTCTTCTTTTAAAAATAATGCAAAAATAACTTTAGATGATGAAGATCATGTGTGTTTAATAGCCCTTAGGAATATAAAATCCGGAGAAGAAATATTCTGCAGCTATGGCTCCTCTTATTGGAAAAAACATGGTAAATAA
- a CDS encoding VOC family protein, with amino-acid sequence MKRVTGIGGIFFKCNDPNTLKEWYQKHLGLQTDEYGTNFEWFQGADSTKKGSTQWSPFTEATTYFEPSKKDYMINYRVENLEWLVEQLKNEGVTILDKIESFDYGKFVHILDGEGNKIELWEPKDEEYDKIIIGRTK; translated from the coding sequence ATGAAAAGAGTTACAGGTATTGGCGGAATATTTTTTAAATGCAATGATCCAAATACCTTAAAGGAATGGTATCAAAAACATTTGGGACTCCAAACTGATGAATATGGAACCAATTTTGAATGGTTCCAAGGGGCAGATAGTACAAAAAAAGGAAGCACGCAATGGAGCCCTTTTACTGAAGCTACCACTTATTTTGAACCTTCGAAGAAAGATTATATGATCAATTACAGAGTAGAAAATCTGGAGTGGTTGGTAGAACAATTAAAAAACGAGGGCGTTACCATTTTAGATAAAATTGAATCCTTTGACTATGGAAAATTTGTTCATATTCTGGATGGGGAAGGTAATAAAATTGAATTATGGGAACCCAAAGATGAGGAATACGATAAGATAATTATAGGGCGAACTAAGTAA
- the acs gene encoding acetate--CoA ligase: MSYPFQIKSLAEYHLAYQKSIEDPSDFWADVASHFVWKKKWDHVLEWNFEEPNIKWFISGKLNITENCLDRHLESRGDQVALIWEPNDPNEPHRSFTYRELHFRVMQFAHVLKNNGVKKSDRICIYMGMVPELAIAVLACARIGAIHSVIFGGFSAQSIADRLQDAQATCIITCDGAFRGNKIIPLKNIIDEALIECDFVKKVIVLSRTQTPVSMIKGRDEWWEDEISKIEALGNPYFPAEEMDAEDMLFILYTSGSTGKPKGVVHSCAGYMIWTTYTFVNVFQYSPGDVHFCTADIGWITGHSYIVYGPLSAGATSLMFEGIPTWPDAGRFWDIVDKYKVNILYTAPTAIRSLMAFGVEPLKGKNLSSLKILGTVGEPINEEAWHWYDRQIGKNKCPIVDTWWQTETGGCLISNLAGITPAIPGWATLPLPGIQPILVDEHGHEVIKKDEHGILKGNLCIKAPWPSILRTTYGDHERCRINYFATYKDLYFTGDGALKDEHGNYRITGRVDDVLNISGHRIGTAEIENAINMHAGVVESAVVGYPHDIKGQGIYAFVIYNSAHDNEQLTRQDINMTVAKVIGALAKPDKIQFVRGLPKTRSGKIMRRILRKIAEGEIHHLGDTTTLLDPDIVEEIKDGKIL; encoded by the coding sequence ATGTCTTATCCATTTCAAATAAAGTCCCTTGCGGAATACCACTTGGCATACCAAAAAAGCATTGAAGATCCTTCTGATTTTTGGGCTGATGTTGCATCTCATTTTGTTTGGAAAAAAAAATGGGATCATGTTTTAGAATGGAATTTCGAAGAACCAAATATTAAATGGTTTATCAGTGGCAAACTCAACATAACAGAGAATTGTTTGGATCGTCATTTAGAGTCCAGGGGCGATCAGGTCGCATTGATTTGGGAACCGAATGATCCTAATGAACCTCATCGAAGTTTTACTTATCGAGAACTTCACTTTAGAGTCATGCAATTTGCCCATGTTTTGAAGAATAATGGAGTTAAAAAATCAGACCGCATTTGTATTTACATGGGCATGGTTCCTGAACTTGCCATTGCCGTTTTAGCATGTGCAAGAATAGGAGCTATACATTCTGTTATTTTTGGTGGGTTCAGCGCTCAGAGTATAGCTGATCGATTACAAGACGCCCAAGCCACATGCATTATAACTTGCGATGGTGCTTTCAGGGGCAATAAAATCATTCCATTAAAAAACATCATTGATGAGGCACTCATTGAATGCGATTTTGTAAAAAAAGTCATAGTCCTTTCTCGAACCCAAACTCCTGTTTCTATGATTAAGGGTCGCGATGAATGGTGGGAAGATGAAATTTCTAAAATCGAGGCACTAGGTAATCCTTATTTTCCTGCTGAAGAAATGGATGCAGAAGATATGCTCTTTATTCTTTACACATCCGGTAGTACCGGTAAACCAAAAGGTGTGGTTCATTCCTGTGCGGGATACATGATTTGGACCACCTACACTTTTGTAAATGTTTTTCAATATAGTCCTGGTGATGTTCATTTTTGCACTGCGGATATTGGTTGGATCACTGGACATAGTTATATAGTTTATGGGCCATTAAGTGCAGGTGCCACTTCCTTAATGTTTGAAGGCATTCCTACATGGCCAGACGCAGGAAGATTTTGGGATATCGTAGATAAATATAAAGTCAATATCCTGTATACCGCCCCAACTGCTATCCGTAGTTTGATGGCATTTGGAGTTGAACCTTTAAAAGGTAAAAACTTATCTTCACTAAAAATTTTAGGAACTGTTGGAGAACCCATAAACGAAGAGGCGTGGCATTGGTATGATCGACAAATTGGAAAAAACAAATGTCCCATTGTAGACACCTGGTGGCAAACCGAAACGGGTGGATGTTTGATTTCGAATTTAGCAGGTATTACTCCTGCTATTCCAGGTTGGGCTACACTACCTTTACCAGGAATACAACCCATTTTAGTGGATGAACACGGACATGAAGTAATAAAAAAAGATGAACACGGAATATTAAAAGGTAATTTGTGTATTAAAGCACCATGGCCATCTATTCTACGCACGACTTATGGAGACCATGAACGATGCAGAATCAATTATTTTGCAACTTATAAGGATTTGTATTTTACCGGTGATGGTGCCTTGAAAGATGAACATGGAAATTATAGAATTACAGGCCGTGTTGATGATGTATTAAATATTAGCGGACACAGAATTGGAACTGCAGAAATTGAAAATGCTATTAACATGCATGCAGGTGTGGTTGAGAGTGCTGTCGTAGGTTATCCTCACGATATTAAAGGTCAAGGTATTTATGCCTTTGTAATCTATAACAGCGCCCATGATAATGAACAATTAACACGACAAGATATTAACATGACCGTTGCAAAAGTCATTGGCGCTCTTGCTAAACCAGATAAAATTCAATTTGTAAGAGGACTTCCCAAAACCCGAAGTGGAAAAATTATGCGGCGAATCTTACGAAAAATAGCCGAAGGTGAAATACATCATCTGGGTGATACCACCACGCTATTGGATCCGGATATTGTAGAAGAAATTAAGGATGGAAAGATTTTGTAA